AATTAATGGCGTGTACGTACGACCGCCAATCAGGTGATAACTTAGAATATTGGTCAGGGCTGGAACAGTAGCCTTTGCAATAGCGGCCGAATCATAGCCCACAGCTTTAAAAGCCGCATCGGTAGGGGCAAATACCGTAATCGGCCCAGCGGCTGTTAGTGAGCTTACGGCCCCGGTTTTGGCAACAGCCGCCGTAAGCAATTTGAACGATGCTGAAGGTATTAACAACGGAATATTTTGAATCGTTGCTACTACGTTGCCAAAAGCAGGTGGTATTAGCACCCGATCAATCGCATACACAACACCGTTGCTAGCCTGGCCGTCGGCCTGTAACACATGCGCTCCATTAATCGAAATTGTGCTGGACGAGACGGATGTTGTAGTCGACGAAGCAGAGGTTACTCTTGACATGTAAACGGGTGCTCCAGCCAGGGTTTGCTGTGGGGTATTTACCCCTACTGCAAGATCAGTAGAGGCTAACCGAGTGCTTAGCACATGATATTGCAGGATGGTTTTTAGCAGATCTGTTGGGGCTGCATTAATGGCGTTGACATCGCTATATCCCAGCAATTTAAAGGCCGCATCGGTAGGGGCAAATACCGTATACGTGCCGGGTTGACTCAGCGTGGCATCAAAACCAGCTTTGGCTACAGCCGCTTTAAGCAAGGTAAACTGGCTGCCCGTGCTTATCAATTCATTGATGGTCGAAAGCGTTGGTAGATTGCTGTCGTCTTTTTTACAGGATGAAACGAAAATGGACAGAATGAGAGCAAAGATGCCTAGCAAGCCCCAGCTTCGCAGAATGGGTGCCTGACGATACGTGTGCATGATTGATTTTTGAATTGGTGAATATGATCAAAACAGGGTACTCGTATTCAAAGAACGACAATCCAATAGTTTTGTTTGGCAGCCCATCATCGATTATAACCGTTTTATAATTCCTTTGTACTACAGTAGTCATGCTCACTCATAACTCTTCGCTCCTGACTACTATTCACTAAAGAAAATAAAAATGCCTCAACCAAAATTTGCCCGCGAATCGATGACGGTCATGACCGAAATGGTCCTGCCCAATGATACCAACACGTTGAACAATCTGATGGGTGGGCGCCTGTTGCACTTCATGGACATTGCCGCAGCCATTGCGGCACAGAAACACTCCAATCGTATTGTGGTGACCGCTTCGGTCGACAACGTCTCTTTTTCGGAACCGATCCGGCTGGGCAACATCGTTACCATGAAAGCGCAGGTAACCCGTGCTTTCAGCTCATCGATGGAAGTATTTATCGAAGTATGGGCCGAAGACATTCCGGCGGGTATTCGGGTCAGTACCAATAGTGCTTTTTATACGTTCGTGGCTGTTGATCAGAGTGGCCGGCCGATTGAAGTACCTGCTGTGATCCCGGAAACCGACGATGAAAAATCCCGTTATGAAAGTGCACTCCGCCGACGGCAACTGCGGCTAGTCCTGGCCGGACGTATGAATCCACAGGACGCTACAGAATTAAGAGAATTTCTTAGAGTCTGAACCGGGATTAATTAGCTAGTTTTAGCGACTGCCAGGCAACCATTTGCCACTGCCCTCCTTTTTTTACATAGACCGATAGGTATCGGAGGTGGTTATTGATTTCGTTGCCATTGCTGGTCGCTTTGAGCAGGCATAGGCCATTAATAACGGCCGTATTGCCATAAATACGTGCATTTTGCTCTTCTATATCAATAGCGCGGTAAACCGTTTTCCCACTCCGAATCGACTCAACGAATGACGATTTGGTATCTGAAGCACCACTGGAGTGATTATATACCAAATCGTTGGCCAGTACTCGATCCAGAACTGTCAAATCCTTATCAATCTGGGCAGTAAATCGTTTTTTCTCGGTGTCGATAACAGCCTTTTCGTCGGCTGGTATCGATTTGGGAGAGGCCGTTGCCGCAGCCGATGACGCAACAGGAGCTTGTGCCCAGAGACCCTGACAGCAGATAGCCAGACAAAATGCTAAGATGTATTTCATGTCAAAGACTCGATCTATCGGTTAAAACGAATTGGTTCATTTCCCATCAAAGAACAGCCTTCTGCTATTCTACCGTTTTTGCCAGATCCATAAAAAAACCGGCCATTGGCCGGTTCACATGTTAGTATCACAAGGATCGATTAACTGATCATTTCATCGTACCCGTAATATCTCCTCGTTTAGTGAGTGTCACCCCGAGTTGTACGGTTTCGGCCGTTGTGTTCAACGTAAATGTTTTCTCTTTTACCACAAACTGCCCCTGCGCTACATACTGGGCATCGTAGGTTTTACCACCAAAGGCAAGCGGTTCGCTGGTTTTGTTCACAATCGTAAACGTATCGTTGGTCAATTCGGCCGCTAAAGTCT
This window of the Spirosoma aerolatum genome carries:
- a CDS encoding fasciclin domain-containing protein, which encodes MHTYRQAPILRSWGLLGIFALILSIFVSSCKKDDSNLPTLSTINELISTGSQFTLLKAAVAKAGFDATLSQPGTYTVFAPTDAAFKLLGYSDVNAINAAPTDLLKTILQYHVLSTRLASTDLAVGVNTPQQTLAGAPVYMSRVTSASSTTTSVSSSTISINGAHVLQADGQASNGVVYAIDRVLIPPAFGNVVATIQNIPLLIPSASFKLLTAAVAKTGAVSSLTAAGPITVFAPTDAAFKAVGYDSAAIAKATVPALTNILSYHLIGGRTYTPLITNGSSLTTLQGGTITAGISTTALTVTGKGNGGTASNITGPDITATNGVVHIIDRLLLPQ
- a CDS encoding acyl-CoA thioesterase gives rise to the protein MPQPKFARESMTVMTEMVLPNDTNTLNNLMGGRLLHFMDIAAAIAAQKHSNRIVVTASVDNVSFSEPIRLGNIVTMKAQVTRAFSSSMEVFIEVWAEDIPAGIRVSTNSAFYTFVAVDQSGRPIEVPAVIPETDDEKSRYESALRRRQLRLVLAGRMNPQDATELREFLRV
- a CDS encoding nuclear transport factor 2 family protein; amino-acid sequence: MKYILAFCLAICCQGLWAQAPVASSAAATASPKSIPADEKAVIDTEKKRFTAQIDKDLTVLDRVLANDLVYNHSSGASDTKSSFVESIRSGKTVYRAIDIEEQNARIYGNTAVINGLCLLKATSNGNEINNHLRYLSVYVKKGGQWQMVAWQSLKLAN